In the genome of Raphanus sativus cultivar WK10039 chromosome 4, ASM80110v3, whole genome shotgun sequence, one region contains:
- the LOC130511174 gene encoding uncharacterized protein LOC130511174, which translates to MEVYIDDMLVKSLRADDHLAHLKECFAILNKYGMKLNPAKCTFGVSSGEFLGYIVTQRGIEANPKQISAVLNLPSPRNCRGRNKKFIWDDKCEDAFVQLKQYLTTPPVLAKPDVGDVLSLYIAVSSAAVSSVLIKEDRGEQRPIFYTSRRMTGPETRAGRLTKWAIELSELDITYKCRTAAKSQVLADFLVELTPDLAQDLDVPSPNWILHVDGSSTSKGSGAGVQLQSPTGELIRQSFSFGFPASNNEAEYESLIAGLRLARAVKAKRLSAYCDSQLVASQFSGDYDARNDRMDAYLRVVQELAREFDFFELTKVPRGENVCADALAALGSKLHDQVKRTIPIHRIDRPSIDPSSDESSPIAPIFATTRRSTTDQTETETPDQADTEMLDRDDTPVDWRVEFLDYLLREELPKDKWAARRLKRRSAHYVIMNDELHRVTANKVLLKCIQGDEVRRVMAETHDGAGGNHSGGRALALKVRSLGFFWPSMNTDCEAYARRWGMDIIGPMPTSRQRRFILVLTDYFTKWIEAEAFSQVTDKEVRTFVWKNIICRHGNGQAESSNKIIIDGIKKRLDLKKGHWADELDGVLWSHRTTPRGATKSTPFSLAYGMEAMAPAEVNVTSLRRAKMPQFVELNQDMLLDALDELEEKRDQALLRIQNYQNQIESYYNKKVKARPLELGDLVLRKVFDNTKELNAAPSSSGARALAQQNRLSLDQVSAEGNNSLASPVRRALTGYPMEISDQV; encoded by the exons ATGGAAGtttatatcgacgacatgctcgtcaaatccCTCCGAGCCGACGACCACCTAGCACACTTGAAGGAATGCTTCGCCATCCTAAACAAGTACGGGATGAAGTTGAATCCCGCAAAGTGCACGTTTGGCGTCTCCTCGGGCGAATTCCTTGGTTACATCGTCACGCAACGAGGAATAGAGgctaacccgaaacagatctcaGCAGTCCTGAACCTCCCCAGTCCGAGAAACTGCCGCGGAA ggaacaagaagttcatCTGGGATGATAAATGCGAGGACGCGTTCGTTCAACTCAAGCAATACCTGACAACTCCTCCCGTCTTGGCCAAGCCGGACGTAGGAGACGTTTTGTCTCTCTATATCGCCGTCTCCTCGGCAGCCGTCAGCAGTGTTTTGATCAAGGAGGATCGCGGCGAGCAGCGTCCGATTTTTTACACGAGCAGACGCATGACCGGCCCGGAGACCAG agccGGCCGGCTGACCAAGTGGGCAATCGAACTGAGCGAGCTTGACATTACGTACAAATGTCGAACAGCCGCcaaatctcaagtcctcgccgacttccttgtCGAGCTCACGCCAGATCTTGCACAAGATCTCGACGTCCCGAGCCCCAATTGGATTCTTCATGTCGACGGATCATCGACGAGTAAAGGATCCGGTGCTGGGGTCCAGCTTCAGTCGCCAACAGGAGAACTCATCCGCCAGTCTTTCAGTTTCGGCTTCCCGGCTTCTAACAACGAAGCAGAGTATGAATCGTTGATCGCCGGGCTTCGTCTCGCCCGAGCCGTCAAAGCCAAACGCTTGAGTGCTTATTGCGACTCGCAGCTCGTCGCCAGCCAGTTTAGCGGCGACTACGATGCTCGCAATGATAGAATGGATGCGTATCTTCGAGTGGTTCAAGAGCTCGCTAGGGAATTCGATTTCTTCGAACTCACCAAGGTTCCTCGCGGAGAGAACGTTTGCGCCGATGCCCTAGCCGCACTCGGGAGCAAACTCCACGATCAGGTCAAAAGGACGATACCCATACATCGGATTGACCGACCAAGCATTGATCCCTCCTCCGACGAAAGCTCTCCCATCGCTCCAATCTTTGCAACAACTCGACGATCCACCACCGATCAAACCGAAACTGAGACACCGGATCAAGCCGACACTGAGATGCTCGATCGTGACGACACCCCAGTCGATTGGCGAGTCGAGTTCCTGGATTATCTCCTACGAGAAGAACTGCCAAAAGATAAGTGGGCAGCGAGACGCCTGAAGAGACGCAGCGCCCACTATGTCATCATGAACGACGAACTTCACCGAGTAACCGCGAACAAGGTTCTCTTAAAGTGCATCCAGGGCGATGAAGTACGCCGAGTAATGGCTGAAACTCACGACGGAGCAGGAGGAAACCACTCGGGAGGCCGAGCACTCGCCCTTAAGGTTCGAAGCTTGGGATTCTTTTGGCCGTCTATGAACACTGACTGCGAGGCATACGCTCGtcg gtggggGATGGACATCATCGGGCCAATGCCGACCTCGCGCCAACGTCGTTTCATCCTGGTCCTCACTGATTACTTCACCAAATGGATTGAAGCCGAAGCGTTCTCTCAGGTGACGGACAAGGAAGTCCGCACCTTCGTCTGGAAGAACATCATTTGCCGTCACG gaaacggacaggcggaatctTCCAACAAGATTATCATCGATGGTATCAAGAAGCGACTCGACCTAAAGAAAGGCCATTGGGCCGACGAGCTGGACGGCGTCCTCTGGTCACACCGAACGACTCCCCGCGGTGCGACCAAATccacccctttctctcttgcctatgggatggaagcaatggccccCGCCGAAGTTAACGTGACAAGTCTTCGGCGCGCCAAGATGCCGCAGTTCGTCGAGCTTAATCAAGATATGCTCCTCGATGCCCTCGATGAACTCGAGGAAAAACGAGATCAAGCgcttcttcggatccaaaaTTACCAGAACCAGATCGAGAGCTACTATAATAAGAAGGTAAAAGCGCGCCCTCTCGAGCTCGGCGATCTCGTCCTCCGAAAAGTCTTCGACAACACAAAGGAGCTCAACGCTG CCCCTTCGTCAAGCGGAGCACGAGCACTCGCCCAGCAAAATCGGCTGAGCCTTGATCAGGTATCAGCCGAAGGGAATAACAGCCTTGCGTCACCTGTGCGTCGTGCACTGACCGGCTATCCAATGGAAATTTCAGACCAAGTCTGA
- the LOC108853729 gene encoding ABSCISIC ACID-INSENSITIVE 5-like protein 8, with translation MDNNWNFKTLGTGPPGTINRPPVSTPLSRQGSLFSWTLDQIQNNLGKDCGSMNMEELLMSICSAEGTQGGVIPTNGVNEGLQKQGSITLPRILSQKTVDEVWKYITEEELTNNDGRSTNIPQIQKQPTFGDITLEEFLTRAGAVGNNNSGGYIHDPSSISGIPNTSLSVEFQQKPLVSNVLDSINIVPGNRILGSYLHPNVNGSTSAYKPRQEQQKQHNPFQPQQPIMSNPHGYGYGTHVAFTSGQVNGHGIRDSYMETGDQSHQDNKVTLVQSVAPVPGGAISSVDACPQITPFPVLDGIPKINAGGTSIVSPFLDTTTGRNSVRDRNRNKGIAAEKKLVEKTHWRKIKNRESAARSRARKQIQTMELEAEAEKLRKENQELLKKQAETMLELQTKLGKGITKKRLRRTKSNIQ, from the exons ATGGATAATAACTGGAATTTTAAAACCTTGGGGACTGGTCCGCCGGGAACGATAAACAGACCACCGGTTAGTACTCCTTTGAGCCGACAAGGATCACTATTCTCATGGACACTAGACCAGATTCAAAACAACTTAGGAAAAGATTGTGGGTCAATGAACATGGAAGAGTTGCTTATGAGTATATGTAGTGCTGAAGGAACACAGGGCGGTGTGATTCCAACTAACGGTGTGAACGAGGGATTACAGAAGCAAGGGTCAATAACGCTGCCTAGAATACTTAGCCAAAAAACTGTTGATGAAGTTTGGAAATATATCACAGAGGAAGAACTCACCAACAATGATGGAAGAAGTACAAACATTCCTCAGATTCAGAAGCAGCCAACTTTCGGAGATATCACTCTGGAAGAATTTTTAACCCGTGCTGGGGCCGTGGGCAATAATAACAGCGGTGGCTACATTCATGACCCATCATCCATTTCGGGTATTCCAAACACAAGTTTGAGTGTGGAGTTTCAGCAGAAACCATTGGTTTCTAATGTGTTGGACAGTATTAATATTGTTCCAGGTAATAGAATTCTTGGTTCTTATTTGCATCCAAATGTGAATGGGTCTACGTCAGCATATAAACCGCGAcaagaacaacaaaaacaacataACCCGTTTCAACCGCAACAACCTATCATGTCGAATCCACATGGTTATGGTTACGGAACACACGTCGCATTTACAAGTGGTCAGGTTAATGGTCATGGTATAAGAGATAGTTACATGGAAACTGGAGACCAAAGTCACCAAGACAATAAAGTTACTTTGGTCCAAAGCGTTGCACCGGTTCCTGGTGGAGCCATAAGTAGTGTGGACGCATGTCCTCAAATTACGCCATTTCCGGTATTAGATGGGATACCGAAGATTAATGCTGGTGGTACATCAATAGTATCACCATTTCTAGACACCACTACTGGACGTAACAGCGTGAGAGATAGGAACAGGAACAAGGGCATTGCCGCGGAGAAGAAATTAGTGGAGAAAACCCACTGGAGAAAGATAAAGAACCGTGAATCAGCAGCACGATCAAGAGCTCGAAAGCag ATTCAAACTATGGAGCTTGAAGCTGAAGCTGAAAAGTTAAGGAAAGAGAATCAAGAGCTACTAAAAAAGCAG GCAGAAACTATGTTGGAATTGCAAACCAAACTG GGGAAAGGGATAACTAAGAAACGGCTGAGGAGAACGAAATCAAACATCCAGTGA
- the LOC130511741 gene encoding meiosis-specific protein ASY2-like has protein sequence MSTSKKLSREQKGKMRAASSGSGDDLETVRGSEGSQEAVHREAMMDTENLSRAQRVLISESRVQSRKDDDGRDHVDDQMIPISFYPGNIFEEQPPLDRERVRPSVVEGQDWRGVEKTRSTVESVTRLLRARDAAGVTFIIPNSDQRPWSPPKGYQCVYESYFEGDTKLWFPIPRIVTAFAMRRGAALSQFLNGAWRLAVALTIIGAEAGVPLNVRAFEELVSAKIKGGLISLKIRPNYNVVTGYPNKTNNWQRSYFYVKSDRAAFEEPLRTGYRVLWAREMVALPNTAEYEEDFLTSARLIASQRQDHWNNFSYRRISRSIGWISQQVWRSDTIPIVTNKTKRVNLFNSAEQREINRARAMRTIPNLSLVVAKKVGSAKKSQPDTAGSPNLGDPSATESDAEAQLVRKTNKKRQREEEGAAVEETNVGASSPQGHSGSEGRRKKARGDSPAIRSSSVEEGELRDLEPSGGSKDEVVPESQPAGSRDEDLPAVSPKAKKKDKGRKRKKKAAEMVPRGSSEELNDEEEDATRSGESLGPGREVVPEEPAPQVAEGTVAVPKKRKKKKKGCPDRVSFSYDREVPLAHDEQECGRLVRQFRGDRGALPPVKDLIFKEEYKFAARTSIMSLGDWNVLVRKYDEELRGAFELVDKQKRSHKRATRALKDAVRAKDEAVAQEEALRKELDEQRGIMAIELASARDLVKKAEKEKAELRKRNADLQGKNATLEKEVVASALNFSREMDRLRESRKLEVTHERIRVMAAMTGKCSRRFKNIQDREKRRDDFEDSRCMLGQARGMRDCLEALKESGKDIPQETIDTYADLEKYYDGETTRLEVGVIPDSDLTLSPLVLKSRFVIEEILEKVDKHGSNLELIDSEAAAALRSPSDGFIRDLLDTVQSPARPDATLPIKAAAPDKKAVEVDPKAPGADAREKLVTISDSSSLGTSDPDASEGLSDPNREIRLASPSSKGQSTGNVSSSGPPEKKDPPAEG, from the exons ATGTCGACAAGTAAGAAACTTTCTCGAGAACAAAAGGGGAAGATGCGTGCGGCCTCGTCGGGATCTGGTGATGACTTAGAGACGGTCCGTGGTTCTGAAGGAAGCCAAGAGGCGGTTCATCGcgaggcgatgatggatacAGAGAACTTGAGTCGTGCGCAGCGCGTTCTTATTTCGGAATCGAGAGTGCAGTCGCGGAAGGACGACGACGGTCGTGATCATGTTGACGATCAGATGATCCCGATAAGCTTTTATCCGGGGAACATCTTCGAGGAGCAACCTCCGCTTGATCGGGAGCGCGTGCGTCCTTCGGTCGTTGAAGGCCAGGACTGGCGGGGTGTCGAGAAGACGAGGTCGACCGTCGAGTCGGTGACGAGACTCCTACGGGCTCGCGACGCAGCGGGGGTTACGTTTATAATCCCGAATAGCGACCAGCGGCCCTGGTCTCCTCCGAAAGGCTACCAGTGCGTCTACGAGTCGTACTTCGAGGGCGACACGAAGCTGTGGTTTCCGATTCCTCGAATCGTCACTGCGTTTGCGATGCGCCGAGGAGCCGCCCTTAGCCAATTTCTGAATGGTGCGTGGCGGCTGGCCGTGGCACTGACGATTATCGGAGCAGAAGCTGGTGTTCCTCTCAACGTCCGAGCTTTCGAGGAATTAGTGTCAGCGAAGATAAAGGGCGGACTGATTTCGCTGAAGATCCGCCCCAACTATAACGTGGTGACCGGCTACCCCAACAAGACGAACAACTGGCAGCGGTCCTACTTCTACGTCAAATCTGACAGGGCTGCGTTCGAGGAGCCGCTGAGGACCGGCTATCGTGTTTTATGGGCCCGAGAGATGG TTGCTCTTCCGAACACCGCAGAGTACGAGGAGGACTTTTTGACGAGCGCGCGTCTGATCGCATCGCAGAGACAGGACCATTGGAATAATTTTTCCTACCGGAGGATTAGTCGATCGATCGGGTGGATTAGTCAGC AGGTTTGGCGTTCGGACACGATCCCCATTGTCACGAATAAGACGAAGAGGGTCAATTTGTTCAATTCGGCCGAGCAGAGGGAGATAAACCGAGCAAGAGCGATGAGGACTATTCCAAATTTGAGTTTGGTGGTTGCGAAGAAAGTCGGCTCCGCAAAGAAATCTCAGCCCGATACCGCGGGCTCGCCTAATTTAGGAGATCCGAGCGCGACTGAGTCGGACGCTGAGGCTCAGTTGGTTAGAAAGACCAACAAGAAGAGACAGCGCGAAGAGGAGGGCGCGGCTGTCGAGGAAACGAACGTTGGGGCTTCCTCTCCTCAAGGGCATTCTGGGTCAGAGGGGAGAAGGAAGAAGGCAAGGGGCGATTCTCCCGCGATCCGATCCTCGTCCGTTGAGGAAGGCGAGCTCAGGGACCTGGAACCGAGCGGTGGTTCCAAAGATGAGGTGGTCCCCGAATCACAGCCTGCGGGCAGCCGCGACGAAGATCTTCCGGCGGTCTCTCCAAAGGCCAAGAAGAAGGACAAggggaggaagaggaagaagaaagccGCCGAAATGGTTCCTCGAGGCTCTTCTGAGGAGCTGAACGACGAGGAGGAAGATGCCACCCGTTCCGGGGAATCGCTGGGCCCGGGGCGTGAAGTCGTGCCGGAGGAACCCGCTCCTCAGGTCGCTGAAGGGACCGTTGCTGTcccgaagaagaggaagaagaaaaagaagggtTGTCCGGACAGGGTTTCTTTCTCTTACGACCGCGAGGTCCCGCTAGCGCATGACGAGCAGGAGTGCGGTCGCCTGGTTCGTCAGTTTAGGGGAGATCGGGGCGCGCTGCCGCCGGTCAAGGACTTGATCTTCAAGGAGGAGTACAAGTTCGCCGCCCGTACCTCCATCATG AGCCTCGGAGACTGGAACGTTTTAGTGAGGAAATACGATGAGGAGCTGAGAGGCGCGTTCGAGTTGGTCGACAAGCAGAAGAGGAGCCATAAACGCGCGACTCGGGCTTTGAAGGATGCAGTCCGTGCAAAGGACGAAGCAGTTGCCCAAGAAGAAGCGCTGAGGAAGGAGCTCGACGAGCAGAGGGGAATCATGGCGATCGAGTTGGCGTCTGCTCGGGACCTGGTAAAGAAGGCGGAGAAAGAGAAAGCCgagttgcggaagagaaatgccgacttgcaaggcaagaatGCGACTCTCGAGAAGGAGGTGGTGGCCTCTGCTTTGAATTTCTCCCGGGAGATGGATCGCTTGAGGGAATCTCGCAAACTTGAGGTCACTCATGAGCGAATCCGCGTGATGGCGGCAATGACGGGAAAATGCTCCCGACGCTTCAAAAATATTCAGGACCGAGAGAAGCGCCGTGATGATTTCGAGGACTCGCGGTGTATGCTTGGTCAAGCGCGCGGGATGCGAGACTGCCTCGAGGCTTTGAAGGAATCGGGGAAAGATATCCCTCAGGAGACCATTGATACGTACGCCGACTTGGAGAAGTACTACGATGGGGAGACGACTCGTCTGGAGGTAGGCGTGATTCCGGACTCGGATCTAACCTTGTCTCCTttggtgctgaagtctcggtTCGTGATCGAAGAAATCCTCGAGAAGGTTGACAAGCATGGGTCGAACCTTGAGCTGATCGATTCTGAAGCCGCGGCAGCGCTCCGATCTCCGAGTGATGGATTTATTAGGGACCTCCTCGACACGGTACAATCTCCTGCTCGTCCCGACGCCACTCTTCCTATCAAAGCGGCTGCGCCAGACAAGAAAGCCGTTGAAGTGGACCCGAAGGCGCCCGGTGCCGATGCCCGGGAGAAGTTGGTTACAATCTCCGACAGTTCGTCCCTCGGGACTTCCGATCCTGACGCGAGTGAAGGCCTTTCGGATCCGAACCGCGAGATCAGGCTTGCCTCTCCATCGAGCAAGGGTCAAAGTACCGGCAACGTATCCAGCTCGGGCCCTCCTGAGAAGAAAGATCCCCCTGCTGAGGGATGA
- the LOC108849674 gene encoding THO complex subunit 5B, which translates to MEDGEIEEGMVTADESEAAMETVEPPREAVKSPLELLRESKTSVEEIVAKMLSIKQEGNDKSEIRELLTHMFLNFVNLRQANRAILTEEDKVKAETERAKGPVDFTTLQLHNLMYEKSHYVKAIKACRDFKSKYPDIDLVSEEAFFRDAPESIKDQSLASDTTSRVLMPKRLSFELHQRKELCKHRARLEQKKKSLLETIAERKKFLSTLPLHLKSLKKASLPVQNQLGIHHTKKLKQHSLAQLLPPPLYVIYSQLLARKEAFQERIDLELVGSLKDAQAYATQQSKKDSGVSSNTESSRLEDDGPDDDDDGQRRRKRPKKVTSKEGSDKAGLYQVHPLKIVLHVYDDDETPDTKSLKLVVLKFDYFLKLNVVCVGAAEGSPDGPDKNIFCNLFPDDAGLEPPHQSAKLILGDGQAFDEKRTSRPYKWVQHLAGIDILPEVSPNLFGQDSSNIDSAKSDGSVPDLSLYRQQRRVETVLQRIRSRKKAHLALVEQIDILMKHELPAVNCEDAPWALHKVLCAFDSWSQIRSSASKSCSLTLSSVEQVPEPMEIDGDRRSLSGKEDVESIREDGELPSLVTAAALITSSDQTPSKISSLARSRQLALMTKNLDSPISSKGKSPSLKKYEDDLDLVLDDDSEVDEPAGKTEAHVEALGPMKADNSWVNYGGREFALVFSRKTDDGKLWKLEATVQISMEYPLRPPFFSLSLHTSSGNDNGTSESDHYNELRAMEAEVNLHMLKIVPPDQEDYLLSHQIRCLAMLFDYYMDDPSLGFKRGTSTNVVDVGLCKPVDGKLLVRSFRGRDHRKMISWKDRGCASGYPC; encoded by the exons ATGGAGGACGGGGAGATCGAGGAAGGGATGGTGACAGCCGATGAGTCGGAAGCAGCGATGGAGACTGTAGAACCTCCGCGAGAGGCGGTGAAGTCTCCGCTGGAGTTGCTTCGAGAAAGCAAAACATCAGTGGAAGAAATCGTGGCGAAGATGCTGTCAATCAAACAAGAAGGAAACGACAAATCAGAGATTCGAGAACTCCTCACACACATGTTCCTCAACTTCGTCAATCTCCGTCAG GCGAATCGCGCGATTCTGACGGAGGAAGACAAAGTGAAGGCGGAGACGGAACGAGCGAAAGGACCAGTCGATTTCACGACACTGCAATTGCACAATCTCATGTACGAGAAGAGCCATTACGTCAAAGCTATTAAGGCTTGCAGAGATTTCAAATCCAAGTATCCAGACATCGATCTCGTATCAGAAGAAGCTTTCTTTCGTGACGCTCCTGAATCTATCAAAGATCAATCTCTTGCATCTGATACCACCTCCCGTGTTCTGATGCCCAAAAGGCTCAGTTTTGAGCTTCATCAG AGGAAAGAATTGTGTAAGCATCGAGCGAGAttggaacaaaagaagaagagtttACTAGAAACCATTGCGGAGCGCAAGAAGTTTCTTTCGACTCTTCCTCTACACCTCAAGTCTCTGAAGAAAGCATCCCTTCCTGTACAGAACCAGTTGGGTATACACCACACCAAGAAACTCAAGCAGCATAGTCTAGCTCAGCTGCTTCCTCCTCCCCTTTATGTAATTTACTCCCAGCTTTTGGCACGGAAGGAAGCTTTTCAAGAGAGGATCGACTTGGAGCTTGTTGGGAGCCTTAAGGATGCTCAAGCTTATGCCACACAGCAATCCAAAAAGGACTCGG gcGTGTCGAGTAATACGGAGAGTTCGAGGTTGGAGGATGATGgacctgatgatgatgatgatggacaAAGGAGAAGAAAACGGCCTAAGAAAGTTACCAGCAAAGAAGGATCTGATAAGGCTGGATTATACCAAGTTCACCCTCTCAAAATTGTCCTTCACGTATATGACGATGATGAGACTCCTGATACCAAGTCCCTCAAGCTTGTTGTTCTCAAGTTTGACTACTTTCTGAAGCTGAATGTTGTATGTGTTGGCGCTGCTGAAGGCTCTCCAGATGGaccagataaaaatatattctgtaACTTATTCCCAGATGACGCTGGCCTTGAGCCACCTCACCag TCGGCTAAGCTCATTCTTGGTGATGGTCAAGCGTTTGATGAGAAGAGAACTTCAAGGCCTTATAAATGGGTACAACATTTGGCGGGGATTGATATCTTACCGGAAGTGTCCCCGAATTTATTTGGCCAGGATTCTTCTAACATTGACTCTGCTAAAAGTGATGGGTCTGTACCTGATCTCTCACTGTATCGCCAGCAGCGTAGGGTGGAAACAGTTTTGCAAAGAATACGCTCGCGGAAAAAAGCGCATCTGGCGCTCGT GGAGCAGATTGATATTCTTATGAAGCACGAGTTGCCTGCTGTGAACTGCGAAGACGCTCCATGGGCATTGCATAAAGTTCTGTGTGCTTTTGATTCCTGGTCACAGATTCGATCTTCAGCTAGTAAGTCGTGCTCTCTGACTCTGAGTAGTGTGGAACAAGTTCCAGAACCGATGGAAATCGATGGGGATAGAAGATCTCTTTCTGGTAAGGAAGACGTTGAAAGTATTCGGGAAGACGGAGAACTTCCTTCTTTGGTTACAGCTGCAGCTTTGATAACCAGCTCTGATCAAACCCCATCAAAAATATCTAGTCTAGCAAGGTCTAGGCAGTTGGCATTGATGACAAAGAACCTGGATTCTCCAATTAGCAGCAAAGGAAAGTCGCCGAGTTTAAAAAAATACGAAGATGATTTGGATCTTGTTTTGGATGATGATAGTGAAGTAGATGAGCCAGCTGGGAAAACCGAAGCGCATGTTGAAGCGTTGGGCCCTATGAAAGCTGATAATTCATGGGTAAATTATGGTGGGAGGGAGTTTGCACTTGTGTTCTCCAGGAAAACAGATGATGGGAAATTGTGGAAGTTAGAAGCAACG GTCCAGATTAGCATGGAGTATCCTCTTAGACCTCCTTTCTTTTCTCTGTCTCTCCATACTTCTTCTGGAAATGACAACGGGACAAGTGAGAGTGATCATTACAATGAACTACGAGCTATGGAAGCAGAG GTGAACCTTCATATGTTGAAGATTGTACCTCCAGATCAAGAAGATTATCTCCTATCTCATCAAATCAGGTGCTTGGCAATGTTGTTCGACTATTACATGGACGATCCATCCCTAGGTTTCAAAAGAGGAACATCCACAAATGTGGTTGATGTCGGTTTGTGCAAGCCTGTGGATGGTAAGCTTCTTGTGAGATCATTCAGAGGCAGAGATCATCGAAAAATGATCTCTTGGAAGGATAGAGGATGTGCCTCGGGTTATCCATGTTAG